One genomic region from Sphingobacterium multivorum encodes:
- a CDS encoding M3 family metallopeptidase has translation MSILTEKFKTQHDTAPFSQIKNEDYIPAFDEAIQQTKDEVDAIVNNPETATFDNTIAAMSYSGQTLDRLSNIFFNLHSAETNADLEKIAQDVAPKLSALGNDITLNFDLFKRVKAVYDQKDQLTLTAEQTTLLEKSYKDFVRNGALLNDEQKGKLREIDAELSLLKLKFGENVLAETNAYQLLVTDEKDLAGLPEGAIEAAHALAKANEKEGWLFTLDFPSYLPFVTYADNRELRKEITLAAGRKGFQDNEHNNVDNVLKIVKLRFERAKLLGYATHADFVLAERMAQDPGKVKEFLNDLLGKAKPAAVKEFAELSQFAKNLHGIDQLEKWDGAYYAEKLKQERFNLDDEKLKPYFKLENVLQGAFEVAHRLFGINFKEVDTIDTYHEEVQTFEVSKDNGELVAIFYADFFPRKGKRNGAWMTSFKPQYIQDGKQERPHVSIVCNFTRPTASKPSLLTFQEVTTLFHEFGHALHGMLADSTYPTLSGTSVYWDFVELPSQVMENWCYEKEALELFAKHYETGEVIPMELVEKIRESASFLEGMATMRQLSFGLLDMGWHGQDPTSISDLKAFEDEQFASTKLYPDVKENAMSTAFSHIFNGGYSSGYYSYKWAEVLDADAFDYFKQNGIFNKEIATKFKDNILSKGGTEHPMVLYKRFRGQEPSVEPLLKRAGLIK, from the coding sequence ATGAGTATTTTAACAGAGAAATTTAAAACGCAGCACGACACGGCTCCGTTTTCACAGATAAAAAACGAAGATTATATTCCCGCATTTGATGAAGCTATTCAGCAGACAAAAGATGAAGTCGATGCAATCGTCAACAATCCCGAAACGGCAACGTTCGACAATACGATCGCTGCGATGTCTTACTCAGGACAAACACTAGACCGCTTGTCCAATATCTTTTTCAACCTTCATTCCGCTGAAACCAACGCCGATCTTGAAAAAATCGCACAGGATGTAGCCCCAAAATTATCTGCTTTAGGAAATGATATCACCTTAAATTTCGATCTTTTCAAAAGGGTTAAGGCTGTATACGATCAGAAAGATCAACTGACATTGACGGCAGAACAAACGACTCTATTGGAAAAATCCTATAAGGATTTTGTACGCAACGGAGCTCTTTTGAATGATGAACAAAAAGGAAAACTCCGCGAAATAGATGCCGAGCTATCGCTTTTAAAATTGAAATTCGGCGAGAACGTCCTCGCCGAAACCAATGCCTACCAGCTGTTGGTAACAGACGAAAAAGATCTTGCCGGACTTCCAGAGGGTGCCATAGAAGCTGCACATGCTCTGGCTAAAGCTAACGAAAAAGAAGGCTGGCTTTTTACCCTGGATTTTCCAAGCTACCTTCCTTTTGTCACGTATGCCGACAATCGGGAACTTCGCAAAGAAATTACCCTCGCGGCAGGCCGCAAAGGATTTCAAGATAACGAGCACAACAACGTGGACAATGTCCTTAAAATTGTAAAACTTCGCTTCGAACGGGCCAAATTATTAGGCTACGCTACCCATGCCGACTTTGTCCTTGCCGAACGTATGGCACAAGACCCAGGCAAAGTCAAGGAATTTCTAAACGACCTGCTTGGAAAAGCGAAACCAGCAGCGGTAAAAGAATTTGCAGAATTATCCCAATTTGCAAAAAATTTGCATGGCATAGACCAACTGGAAAAATGGGATGGCGCCTATTATGCCGAAAAGCTGAAACAAGAACGCTTTAATCTGGACGATGAAAAGCTCAAACCTTATTTCAAACTCGAAAATGTCTTACAAGGCGCTTTCGAAGTAGCGCATCGTTTGTTTGGCATCAACTTCAAAGAAGTCGATACAATAGATACCTACCACGAAGAAGTACAAACATTTGAAGTCAGTAAAGACAACGGTGAATTAGTGGCTATCTTCTATGCCGATTTCTTCCCGCGTAAGGGCAAGAGAAATGGGGCATGGATGACCTCTTTCAAACCACAGTACATTCAAGATGGTAAACAAGAACGTCCTCATGTCTCTATTGTTTGCAATTTTACGCGTCCTACAGCTTCAAAACCTTCGCTGTTGACCTTTCAGGAAGTGACAACATTATTTCACGAATTTGGACACGCCCTACATGGTATGCTCGCTGACAGCACTTATCCTACACTATCTGGAACATCTGTGTATTGGGATTTTGTCGAGTTACCGAGTCAGGTGATGGAAAACTGGTGCTATGAAAAAGAAGCCCTTGAGCTATTTGCAAAACACTATGAAACTGGCGAAGTGATCCCGATGGAACTTGTCGAAAAGATCCGCGAAAGCGCGTCCTTTCTTGAGGGGATGGCGACTATGCGCCAATTGAGCTTTGGGCTATTGGATATGGGCTGGCATGGACAGGATCCAACTTCGATCTCGGATCTGAAAGCATTCGAAGACGAACAGTTTGCCTCAACAAAACTCTATCCCGATGTCAAGGAAAATGCCATGAGTACGGCCTTCTCCCATATTTTCAATGGCGGTTATTCTTCAGGCTATTACAGCTATAAATGGGCCGAAGTCCTGGATGCCGATGCATTTGACTACTTTAAACAAAACGGTATTTTCAATAAGGAAATCGCGACTAAATTCAAGGATAATATTCTTTCAAAAGGTGGAACCGAACATCCAATGGTGCTATACAAACGCTTCCGCGGACAGGAACCTTCGGTAGAACCTTTATTGAAAAGAGCTGGATTGATCAAATAA
- a CDS encoding serine hydrolase, with protein MHKIFLSFTLLFLSLLSFGQNAATDKKLESQIKQLIQGFQGDVGIYVHHLKKNKEVNIQGDSIFPTASIVKIPILVGIFDKIEKGELQLDQQLLYRSSQRYGGSGLMQFFKDSTQVDLKTLVALMLSYSDNVTSIWNQKLAGGGIAINQLMSSLQLPHTRVNSQTEGRKPDWEKYGWGQTTPKEMADLVTLIRQGKVVSSKSSDQMYRFMGNMFYDERGLSQIPSTIKTASKTGSLDDVRNEVILVNAPKGDYVFSIFTKNNTDKSWGKTNEAEILTRKLSKLLWDYYQ; from the coding sequence ATGCACAAAATATTCCTATCATTTACGTTACTATTCTTATCATTACTGTCCTTTGGACAAAATGCCGCTACCGATAAAAAACTCGAATCACAGATAAAACAGCTCATTCAGGGTTTTCAAGGCGATGTTGGCATTTATGTACACCATCTTAAAAAAAATAAAGAAGTCAACATTCAGGGCGACAGCATTTTTCCTACAGCAAGCATTGTCAAAATCCCCATTTTAGTTGGTATTTTTGATAAAATTGAAAAAGGTGAACTACAACTTGATCAGCAACTACTCTACCGTTCGAGTCAACGCTATGGTGGCTCAGGACTGATGCAGTTCTTTAAGGATAGTACACAAGTTGACCTGAAAACCTTGGTCGCACTTATGCTATCGTATAGTGATAATGTAACCAGCATTTGGAATCAAAAGCTAGCAGGAGGAGGTATCGCAATCAATCAATTAATGAGTAGCCTTCAACTGCCCCATACACGCGTCAACTCGCAGACAGAAGGGCGGAAACCGGATTGGGAAAAATATGGTTGGGGCCAGACTACACCAAAAGAAATGGCCGACTTGGTCACACTAATCCGGCAAGGCAAAGTTGTGTCCTCAAAATCTTCCGATCAGATGTATCGTTTTATGGGCAACATGTTCTATGACGAGAGAGGGCTATCGCAAATCCCTTCCACTATCAAAACAGCTTCAAAAACAGGCTCTTTAGATGACGTACGCAATGAGGTCATTTTGGTCAATGCGCCGAAAGGAGACTACGTTTTCAGTATTTTCACCAAGAACAACACGGACAAAAGCTGGGGTAAAACAAATGAAGCAGAGATACTTACCCGTAAGCTCTCCAAACTGTTATGGGATTATTACCAATAA
- the lepA gene encoding translation elongation factor 4, producing the protein MKHIRNFCIIAHIDHGKSTLADRLLEYTNTISQREAQAQLLDNMDLERERGITIKSHAIQMNYKRDGQEYILNLIDTPGHVDFSYEVSRSIAACEGALLIVDASQGIQAQTISNLYLALEHDLEIIPILNKMDLPGAMPEEVKDQIVDLIGGDRDAIIPASGKTGLGVPDILEAIVDRIPHPVGDPDGPLQALIFDSVFNSFRGIMAYFKVENGEIRKGDRVKFVATGKEYFADEIGTLKLNQVPKEVIKTGDVGYIISGIKEAREVKVGDTITHKDRPCSEAIQGFEEVKPMVFAGIYPVDTEDYEELRESMHRLQLNDASLVFEPESSAALGFGFRCGFLGMLHMEIIQERLEREFDMTVITTVPNVSYKAYMTKDKEEVIVHNPSDLPDPSKLDSIEEPYIKANIITKSDFVGPIMSLCIQKRGTIMNQHYLTSDRVELVFEMPMGEIVFDFYDKLKTISKGYASFDYHQIGYRKSDLVKLDIRLNDEPVDALSSLIHRSNAYDFGKKICEKLKELLPRQQFEIRIQASIGAKIIARETISALRKDVTAKCYGGDISRKRKLLEKQKKGKKRMRQVGNVEIPQSAFMAVLKLD; encoded by the coding sequence ATGAAGCACATTCGTAATTTCTGTATTATTGCGCATATTGACCATGGCAAAAGTACTTTGGCAGACCGCCTTTTAGAGTATACCAATACCATCAGTCAGCGTGAGGCACAGGCACAATTACTTGATAATATGGATTTGGAACGTGAACGTGGTATTACGATCAAGAGTCACGCCATCCAAATGAATTATAAAAGAGATGGTCAGGAATATATCTTGAACCTAATCGATACCCCGGGACACGTGGATTTTTCTTATGAGGTGTCGCGTTCAATTGCTGCCTGCGAGGGCGCTTTATTGATCGTTGATGCATCTCAAGGTATTCAGGCCCAAACGATTTCAAATTTATATCTGGCGTTGGAACATGATTTGGAAATTATCCCGATCCTCAACAAAATGGATCTTCCAGGTGCTATGCCAGAAGAAGTCAAAGATCAGATTGTGGATTTGATCGGTGGTGACCGTGATGCGATTATTCCTGCATCCGGTAAAACAGGTCTTGGGGTTCCGGATATTTTGGAAGCTATTGTAGACCGTATTCCACATCCGGTGGGTGATCCTGACGGACCTTTGCAAGCCTTGATTTTTGACTCTGTTTTCAACTCATTCCGTGGTATCATGGCTTATTTTAAAGTTGAAAATGGTGAAATCCGTAAAGGCGACCGCGTGAAATTTGTTGCCACTGGGAAAGAATATTTTGCCGATGAAATTGGTACGCTGAAGTTGAATCAAGTACCCAAAGAAGTCATTAAGACCGGTGATGTTGGTTATATTATCTCTGGAATTAAGGAGGCACGTGAAGTGAAAGTGGGGGATACCATTACGCATAAAGATCGTCCTTGTTCTGAGGCTATCCAAGGGTTTGAAGAGGTGAAACCGATGGTCTTTGCGGGTATTTATCCTGTAGATACGGAAGATTACGAGGAGTTGCGTGAATCTATGCACCGTTTGCAGCTGAACGATGCTTCTTTGGTGTTTGAACCAGAGTCATCAGCAGCCCTGGGTTTCGGCTTCCGTTGTGGGTTCTTGGGTATGCTTCACATGGAGATTATTCAGGAACGCCTCGAGCGCGAGTTTGATATGACGGTTATCACGACAGTTCCCAACGTATCTTATAAGGCCTATATGACCAAAGATAAAGAGGAAGTGATCGTACATAATCCTTCAGATCTACCGGATCCAAGTAAATTGGATTCAATCGAAGAGCCCTATATCAAAGCTAATATTATTACGAAATCGGATTTCGTAGGACCAATTATGTCTCTTTGTATCCAGAAACGTGGTACGATCATGAATCAGCATTATTTGACGTCAGATCGTGTTGAATTGGTTTTTGAAATGCCAATGGGAGAAATTGTATTTGACTTTTATGATAAGTTGAAAACAATCTCTAAAGGTTATGCTTCATTTGATTACCACCAGATTGGTTATCGCAAGTCAGACTTGGTCAAATTGGATATCCGATTGAACGATGAACCTGTAGATGCCCTGTCGTCGTTAATTCACAGAAGTAACGCCTATGATTTTGGTAAAAAGATCTGTGAAAAACTAAAAGAACTGTTACCACGTCAACAATTTGAAATTCGTATCCAAGCTTCAATCGGCGCAAAGATCATCGCACGTGAGACGATCTCCGCTTTACGTAAAGATGTCACGGCAAAATGTTATGGTGGTGACATCTCCCGGAAGCGTAAGCTTTTGGAGAAACAAAAGAAAGGTAAGAAACGCATGCGTCAGGTTGGGAACGTAGAGATTCCGCAATCTGCATTTATGGCGGTATTGAAATTAGATTAA
- a CDS encoding bifunctional 5,10-methylenetetrahydrofolate dehydrogenase/5,10-methenyltetrahydrofolate cyclohydrolase — MNLLDGKLVSEKIKEQIALDAAEFTTQTGRKPHLVAILVGNDGGSETYVASKMRNCQLVGFESTNIRYDENITEDELIAKVKEINQDESIDGLIVQLPLPKHIDPDKVTEAIDYRKDVDGFHPINLGRMQRNLPCFIPATPYGIMLMLEYYKIDTAGKHAVVVGRSNIVGSPMSILLARNSNPGNCTVTLTHSRTKDLKTEVLRGDIVVAAIGKKNFVTADMVKDGAVVIDVGINRETSTATKSGFKLYGDVDFENVAPKASWITPVPGGVGLMTIVGLLKNTLEAAKGTIYPKQ; from the coding sequence ATGAATCTATTAGATGGTAAACTAGTTTCCGAAAAAATTAAAGAGCAAATTGCGTTAGATGCGGCTGAATTTACGACACAGACTGGCCGCAAACCTCATCTGGTTGCTATCCTTGTGGGGAATGATGGTGGTAGCGAAACCTATGTGGCCAGCAAAATGCGCAACTGTCAACTGGTCGGCTTTGAATCAACAAACATTCGTTATGATGAAAACATTACAGAGGATGAATTGATCGCTAAGGTCAAAGAAATCAATCAGGATGAGTCTATTGACGGTTTGATTGTTCAGCTGCCTTTACCAAAACATATTGATCCGGATAAAGTTACCGAAGCAATTGATTACCGCAAAGATGTGGATGGTTTCCACCCAATCAACCTCGGGCGCATGCAACGTAATCTTCCTTGTTTTATTCCAGCAACACCATATGGTATTATGCTGATGTTGGAGTATTATAAGATCGATACTGCAGGCAAGCACGCTGTAGTGGTTGGAAGAAGCAATATCGTAGGATCGCCAATGAGTATCTTACTGGCACGTAATTCCAATCCAGGTAATTGCACAGTGACATTAACACATAGTCGTACAAAAGATCTTAAAACGGAAGTTCTGAGAGGCGACATCGTTGTTGCAGCAATTGGTAAGAAAAATTTTGTTACGGCCGACATGGTTAAAGACGGTGCAGTAGTGATCGATGTGGGTATCAATAGAGAAACTTCTACAGCAACGAAATCTGGTTTTAAGTTATATGGGGATGTTGATTTTGAAAATGTTGCTCCTAAGGCCTCGTGGATTACACCTGTACCAGGGGGCGTAGGTTTGATGACGATTGTTGGTTTATTGAAAAATACGCTCGAAGCTGCGAAAGGAACGATCTATCCAAAGCAATAA
- a CDS encoding pyridoxal phosphate-dependent aminotransferase — translation MSTSSYLSDRINNLSESATLKMTKLGRELAAKGVNVISLSVGEPDFNTPEHVKDAAKKALDENWTRYSPVPGYPELRQAIVNKLKTENNLDYDISQIVVSTGAKQSLSNVILTLINPGDEVIIPTPYWVSYSEMVVLAEGKSVFINTEIDNNFKITPAQLEAAITPKTKLFMFSSPNNPTGTVYSKDELAALAEVFEKHPQVFILSDEIYEHINFVDKHESIAQFESIKDRVIIINGFSKAFAMTGWRLGYIAANKTIAAANDKLQGQTTSGTCSISQRAGIVAYEQGLESVNKMKEAFARRRQLVYDLLSEIPGVRTNLPEGAFYFFPEISSFFGKKDQDGNVIKNSSDLALYLLNVGHVATVGGDSFGNDNYIRLSYAASDESLIEALKRIKEALGKLA, via the coding sequence ATGAGCACATCATCATACTTATCAGACAGGATAAATAATTTGTCCGAATCGGCTACACTTAAAATGACCAAGTTGGGCCGCGAATTAGCAGCAAAAGGCGTTAATGTAATTAGCCTTAGCGTAGGTGAACCTGATTTCAACACCCCTGAGCATGTAAAGGATGCAGCGAAGAAAGCCCTAGATGAAAACTGGACGCGTTATTCGCCGGTACCGGGATACCCAGAATTGCGCCAGGCAATTGTAAACAAGTTGAAGACAGAAAACAATTTAGATTATGATATCTCTCAAATTGTTGTTTCTACAGGTGCAAAACAATCCCTGTCTAATGTAATTTTGACTTTGATCAACCCCGGTGATGAGGTAATTATCCCAACACCTTATTGGGTATCATACTCCGAAATGGTCGTTTTAGCAGAAGGAAAATCGGTATTTATCAATACAGAGATAGACAATAACTTTAAGATTACACCAGCACAATTGGAAGCGGCAATTACACCCAAAACCAAATTGTTCATGTTCTCTTCGCCAAACAACCCTACTGGAACAGTTTACAGCAAAGATGAATTGGCTGCATTAGCTGAAGTTTTCGAAAAACATCCGCAGGTATTTATCCTATCCGATGAGATCTACGAACATATCAACTTTGTAGATAAACACGAATCCATCGCACAATTTGAAAGCATCAAAGATAGAGTGATCATCATCAATGGCTTTTCAAAAGCATTTGCAATGACGGGATGGCGTTTAGGTTATATCGCTGCTAACAAAACCATTGCCGCCGCAAATGATAAATTACAAGGACAGACAACCTCAGGTACCTGTTCAATTTCTCAACGTGCGGGTATCGTCGCTTATGAACAAGGATTAGAATCTGTCAACAAAATGAAAGAAGCTTTCGCTCGTCGTCGCCAATTGGTATACGATCTATTGAGTGAAATCCCAGGTGTAAGAACAAATCTACCAGAGGGTGCATTCTATTTCTTCCCTGAAATCTCTTCGTTCTTTGGTAAAAAAGACCAAGATGGTAATGTCATTAAAAACTCATCTGATTTGGCATTGTACTTATTGAATGTTGGTCACGTAGCCACTGTAGGTGGAGATTCATTCGGTAACGACAACTACATCCGTTTGTCCTATGCAGCTTCAGATGAAAGTTTGATCGAAGCTTTAAAAAGAATCAAAGAAGCACTAGGAAAACTAGCCTAG
- a CDS encoding cation diffusion facilitator family transporter, with protein MSRQRRLVLLSLFTGIGLMIVKFFAYFLTDSSAIFTDAAESIVNVIASGFAFYSIYLSAQPKDENHPYGHGKVEFFSVFLEGGLIFIAGAIILAKACYNLFFPAALTHLEQGIYLIGITSVLNFAVGFYIMKRGRALGSITLVADGKHLQVDAYSTVGLILGLLLMKLTGFLWIDVVISIVLGLFILFNGYKLLRQSIGGLMDESDTALVQDVVEILERNRKDEWIDVHNLRVQRYGNELHVDCHLTLPRYLDLTQVHDEISAVDKIVNKEMSVRTEFFVHADPCLPQCCQYCQVNNCPIRTEQFRVRISWDTENVTRNQKHFLYAIAE; from the coding sequence ATGTCAAGACAAAGAAGATTGGTTTTATTATCGCTTTTTACGGGAATAGGTCTGATGATTGTGAAGTTTTTTGCCTACTTCTTAACGGACTCCAGTGCAATCTTTACAGATGCGGCAGAGAGTATTGTTAATGTGATTGCTTCGGGTTTTGCATTTTATAGTATTTATCTTTCGGCACAGCCTAAGGATGAGAATCATCCTTACGGGCATGGTAAAGTGGAGTTCTTTTCGGTGTTTTTGGAAGGTGGACTTATTTTCATCGCTGGAGCCATTATCTTAGCCAAGGCTTGTTACAATCTTTTCTTTCCTGCAGCGTTAACACACCTCGAACAAGGGATTTATCTGATTGGTATTACATCTGTGCTAAATTTTGCTGTCGGATTCTATATCATGAAGCGCGGGCGTGCATTGGGCTCCATTACCTTGGTGGCAGATGGAAAACATCTGCAGGTCGATGCCTATAGTACGGTCGGATTGATACTGGGGTTATTGTTGATGAAACTGACAGGGTTCCTGTGGATCGATGTAGTCATCTCCATTGTATTGGGGCTTTTTATTCTCTTCAATGGTTATAAGCTACTTCGCCAATCGATCGGTGGATTGATGGATGAATCGGATACAGCACTCGTGCAGGATGTTGTTGAAATCTTGGAGCGCAATCGGAAAGATGAATGGATTGATGTCCATAATCTTCGTGTACAGCGCTATGGGAACGAACTCCATGTAGATTGCCATCTCACACTTCCCCGTTACCTTGACCTTACCCAGGTGCACGATGAAATTTCTGCTGTGGATAAGATTGTCAATAAGGAGATGTCGGTACGAACCGAATTTTTTGTTCATGCGGATCCTTGTCTTCCACAGTGCTGCCAGTATTGTCAGGTCAACAATTGCCCAATTCGTACGGAGCAATTTCGGGTAAGAATTTCTTGGGATACGGAAAATGTTACGCGGAATCAAAAACATTTTTTATATGCTATTGCCGAATAG